A single genomic interval of Mycolicibacterium holsaticum DSM 44478 = JCM 12374 harbors:
- a CDS encoding Acg family FMN-binding oxidoreductase — MNTRFPDHRTIHTALSLAVRAPSIHNTQPWRWRVGDSTLHLYADTERHLPSTDPDSRDLLLSCGAALHHAVVAFAALGWQAKIHRLPDPLHPTHLAAIELHRHTASELDVMLAAAIPRRRTDRRLYSWWPVPAADIALMGSRAARAGVMLRQVEALPKLQGVVAEAAWRHALDEDYLTELATWSGRYGAVSGVPARNTPPSDPLSPIPGRVFAGPALAQPTDAEATEDSAAVLALGTEDDSSLSRLRAGEATSLVLLTATALGLSSCPITEPLEFPETREAVRSDVFGDSGHPQMMLRVGWAPVNADPLPATPRRRLSEVVTGLDGSFFE; from the coding sequence ATGAACACCCGCTTCCCTGATCATCGAACGATCCACACGGCCCTGTCGCTGGCCGTGCGGGCGCCGTCGATCCACAACACCCAACCGTGGCGGTGGCGGGTGGGCGACTCGACGCTGCATCTGTACGCAGACACCGAACGGCACTTGCCGAGCACCGACCCGGACAGCCGCGATCTGCTGTTGAGCTGTGGAGCCGCACTGCATCACGCCGTGGTCGCGTTCGCGGCGCTGGGCTGGCAGGCGAAGATCCACCGGTTGCCCGACCCGCTGCACCCTACGCATCTGGCCGCCATCGAGTTGCACCGGCACACGGCCTCGGAACTCGACGTCATGCTCGCCGCGGCGATACCCCGGCGGCGCACCGATCGGCGCCTCTACAGCTGGTGGCCGGTGCCGGCGGCCGATATCGCGTTGATGGGCTCGCGCGCCGCGCGCGCGGGTGTGATGTTGCGACAGGTCGAGGCGCTGCCGAAGCTTCAGGGCGTGGTGGCGGAGGCGGCCTGGCGACACGCCCTCGATGAGGACTACCTCACCGAGTTGGCCACCTGGAGCGGACGTTACGGCGCCGTGTCGGGCGTGCCGGCACGCAACACGCCGCCGTCGGATCCGCTGTCACCGATACCCGGCCGGGTGTTTGCCGGGCCTGCGTTGGCGCAACCGACCGACGCCGAAGCGACCGAAGACAGCGCGGCGGTGCTGGCCCTGGGCACCGAGGACGACAGCAGCCTGTCCCGGTTGCGCGCCGGTGAGGCGACCAGTCTGGTACTGCTGACCGCGACGGCGCTGGGCCTCTCCAGTTGCCCGATCACCGAACCGCTGGAGTTTCCCGAAACGCGAGAAGCCGTGCGAAGCGACGTCTTTGGCGACAGCGGTCATCCGCAGATGATGCTGCGGGTGGGGTGGGCGCCGGTCAACGCCGATCCGTTACCCGCGACACCTCGCCGCCGGCTGTCGGAGGTGGTCACCGGCCTGGACGGCTCGTTCTTCGAATAG
- a CDS encoding DUF2249 domain-containing protein gives MSELDVRQLRKPQKHPTIFAAYRELPHGDSFVLVNNHDPKHLHEEFEADYSGSYSWEYVESGPTVWRIRIGKP, from the coding sequence ATGAGCGAACTCGATGTGCGGCAACTACGCAAGCCGCAAAAGCATCCAACCATATTCGCCGCCTATCGAGAGCTTCCCCATGGTGATTCGTTCGTCCTGGTGAACAACCACGACCCCAAGCACCTGCACGAGGAGTTCGAGGCGGACTACTCCGGCAGCTACAGCTGGGAATACGTGGAGTCCGGCCCGACGGTGTGGCGCATCCGCATCGGCAAGCCCTGA
- the narI gene encoding respiratory nitrate reductase subunit gamma — protein MSGWVIFWDVVPYVTLAVVAIGTWWRYRYDKFGWTTRSSQLYESRLLRIGSPMFHFGILVVIVGHIIGLVIPESWTDLIMSDHIYHLQAMVLGAIAGITTLGGIALLVYRRRTTGPVFLATTVNDKVMYAVLVLAIVAGLACTLIGATPVGAEHDYRESVSPWFRSIWILQPRGDLMATAPLWFHIHVMIALVLFCLWPFTRLVHVFSAPVAYLFRPYIVYRSRDVAGKGELVGSHPQRRGW, from the coding sequence ATGTCGGGTTGGGTGATCTTCTGGGACGTCGTGCCGTACGTGACGTTGGCCGTCGTCGCAATCGGAACATGGTGGCGGTACCGCTACGACAAGTTCGGCTGGACCACGCGCTCGTCACAGCTCTACGAGTCGCGACTGCTGCGCATCGGCAGCCCGATGTTTCACTTCGGCATCCTGGTCGTCATCGTCGGGCACATCATCGGCCTGGTGATCCCCGAATCGTGGACCGACCTGATCATGAGCGACCACATCTACCACCTGCAGGCCATGGTGCTCGGCGCGATCGCCGGGATCACCACGCTGGGCGGCATCGCACTGCTGGTGTACCGGCGTCGCACCACCGGGCCGGTGTTCCTGGCCACCACGGTCAACGACAAGGTGATGTACGCGGTGCTGGTGCTGGCCATCGTGGCCGGGCTGGCCTGCACGCTGATCGGGGCCACACCCGTTGGTGCCGAACATGATTACCGCGAGTCGGTGTCACCGTGGTTCCGGTCGATCTGGATACTGCAGCCGCGGGGAGACCTGATGGCCACCGCGCCGTTGTGGTTCCACATCCACGTGATGATCGCGTTGGTGCTGTTCTGCCTGTGGCCGTTCACCCGGCTCGTGCACGTGTTCAGCGCGCCGGTCGCCTACCTGTTCCGGCCCTACATCGTGTACCGCAGCCGCGACGTCGCGGGTAAGGGCGAGTTGGTGGGATCGCATCCGCAACGCCGCGGATGGTGA
- the narJ gene encoding nitrate reductase molybdenum cofactor assembly chaperone, with amino-acid sequence MRIPGRKSNSVALADRLVWQAASLLLCYPDDHCAQRLHTVDEMLAHIGDPAAALLGRTAAALRDGDWTSVAAQYVETFDLRRSSTMYLTYWTAGDTRNRGHHMLAFNNAYRDAGVPPPCAEAPDYLPVVLEFAATVDPVGGRRLLVDHRVPIDVLHTSLNDADSPYAHAVAAVRHTLPEPTDQEARRAQRLAEAGPPAEAVGLEPFTLTVPPRRAGAGIELSATEGAR; translated from the coding sequence ATGAGAATCCCCGGCCGCAAATCGAATTCGGTGGCGCTGGCCGACCGGTTGGTGTGGCAGGCGGCGTCGTTGCTGCTGTGCTATCCCGACGACCACTGTGCGCAGCGTCTGCACACCGTCGACGAAATGCTGGCACACATCGGTGATCCGGCGGCGGCGCTGCTGGGCCGCACCGCCGCGGCGCTGCGTGACGGCGATTGGACCAGCGTGGCCGCCCAGTACGTCGAAACCTTCGACCTGCGGCGCTCCTCGACGATGTACCTGACGTACTGGACCGCAGGTGACACCCGTAACCGCGGGCATCACATGCTGGCGTTCAACAACGCCTACCGCGATGCCGGCGTGCCACCGCCGTGCGCAGAAGCCCCCGACTACCTGCCGGTGGTGCTGGAGTTCGCGGCGACCGTCGACCCGGTGGGCGGGCGCCGGCTGTTGGTGGATCACCGCGTACCGATCGACGTGCTCCACACGTCGCTCAACGACGCCGACTCACCCTACGCGCACGCCGTCGCCGCGGTGCGTCACACGCTGCCGGAACCGACCGATCAGGAGGCCCGGCGCGCTCAGCGGCTCGCTGAGGCCGGTCCACCGGCCGAAGCCGTTGGGCTGGAACCTTTCACGTTGACCGTGCCGCCGCGGCGAGCAGGGGCGGGTATCGAACTGAGCGCGACTGAAGGAGCTCGCTGA
- a CDS encoding GNAT family N-acetyltransferase, giving the protein MDGRPADRRWHATLLDGTRIVLRRLVSRDGDAVINLYDRLSDDECYFRFFTAHPAHLTSCALSLVEQSDNQYALGAFDHAALLGVANYIRCDDPGEAEIAVVVAHNEHLRGVGTALLRRLGQIAQDTGVHHLIADVLAENHLMLKMMSESGLSCTRHLDGSVMRVVIDLGPAE; this is encoded by the coding sequence ATGGACGGCCGACCTGCTGATCGACGCTGGCATGCCACGCTTTTGGACGGAACGCGCATCGTGCTTCGCCGGTTGGTGTCTCGCGACGGCGACGCCGTCATCAACCTGTACGACCGACTCAGCGACGACGAATGCTATTTCCGCTTCTTCACTGCGCACCCAGCGCATCTGACGAGTTGCGCCCTGTCACTCGTCGAGCAGTCCGACAACCAATACGCGTTGGGCGCCTTCGATCACGCCGCGCTGCTCGGGGTCGCCAACTACATCCGGTGCGACGACCCCGGCGAAGCGGAGATCGCGGTCGTCGTCGCGCACAACGAGCATCTGCGCGGAGTCGGCACCGCCCTGCTACGCCGACTCGGGCAGATCGCGCAAGACACCGGTGTGCACCATCTCATCGCCGACGTATTGGCCGAAAACCACCTGATGCTGAAAATGATGTCGGAATCCGGGTTGTCGTGCACCAGACACCTCGACGGCTCGGTGATGCGCGTCGTCATCGACCTCGGGCCGGCGGAGTGA
- a CDS encoding helix-turn-helix transcriptional regulator — MSEKGDRVAGRREEVLAALRATSEPMTIVAIADGLGVHPNTVRFHLDTLVGDGRAERVEPDRRGPGRPPLMFRAVHRMDPGGPRRYQVLAEILLMSLAGQRNPAAKAASAGRAWARRIAGRDDRTAISANQSARRLVKFLDELGFAPRLRTVSGKQQVGLRHCPFLELAEGGSDVVCPVHLGLMRGALEAWDAPVTVEKLEPFVEPDLCVAHLTASTKSPVASDFVP; from the coding sequence ATGTCTGAAAAGGGCGACCGGGTCGCCGGCCGTCGTGAAGAGGTGCTGGCGGCGTTGCGCGCCACGAGCGAGCCGATGACGATCGTCGCGATCGCCGACGGCCTCGGCGTGCACCCCAACACGGTCCGTTTCCACCTCGACACCCTGGTCGGCGACGGTCGCGCCGAACGGGTCGAACCCGACCGGCGCGGCCCGGGCCGCCCGCCGCTGATGTTTCGCGCCGTGCACCGCATGGACCCCGGCGGTCCGCGGCGCTACCAGGTGCTCGCCGAGATCCTGCTGATGAGCCTGGCCGGTCAGCGCAACCCGGCGGCCAAGGCCGCCAGCGCCGGGCGCGCGTGGGCACGCCGGATCGCCGGGCGCGACGACCGCACCGCGATCAGCGCCAACCAGTCGGCCCGCCGGCTGGTCAAGTTCCTCGACGAACTCGGCTTCGCCCCGCGGTTACGCACGGTCAGTGGAAAACAGCAGGTCGGCCTGCGGCACTGCCCGTTCTTGGAGCTGGCCGAGGGCGGGTCCGACGTCGTCTGCCCGGTACACCTGGGGCTGATGCGCGGCGCCTTGGAGGCGTGGGACGCGCCGGTGACAGTCGAGAAGCTCGAGCCGTTCGTCGAACCCGATCTGTGCGTGGCCCACCTCACCGCATCGACGAAGTCCCCCGTCGCGAGTGACTTTGTTCCCTAG
- the narH gene encoding nitrate reductase subunit beta, translating to MKVMAQMAMVMNLDKCIGCHTCSVTCKQAWTNRPGTEYVWFNNVETRPGQGYPRQYEDQERWRGGWVRDRKGRLRLRDGGRLSKLLRIFANPKMPNISDYYEPWTYDYDNLMSAPLSDQMPVAPPRSLISGEPMDISWSANWDDDLGGSPEIVPGDPVLKQVSEKVQLELEQTFMFFLPRICEHCLNPSCVASCPSGAMYKRSEDGIVLVDQDRCRGWRMCVSGCPYKKMYFNHKTGKAEKCTFCYPRIEVGMPTVCSETCVGRLRYLGVVLYDVDRVLEAATVEHDTDLYEAQKSILLDPNDPEVIAGAHAEGISDEWIEAAQRSPVYALIHTYQVALPLHPEYRTMPMVWYIPPLSPVVDAVARDGHDGEELGNLFGALQALRIPMQYLAGLFTAGDTDVVEGVLRRLAAMRSYMRDINLGRETQPHIPEAVGMTEEQMYAMYRLLALAKYEERYVIPTAYAVDEQHPPEETGCSLSFEGGPGMYESGPFGEASGGPVPVAVETFHALRHRQTSDGMAANAERPSRLNLLNWDGRGVPSGLFPDGGGGE from the coding sequence ATGAAGGTGATGGCGCAGATGGCCATGGTGATGAACCTGGACAAATGCATTGGTTGCCACACTTGTTCGGTGACCTGCAAGCAGGCATGGACGAACCGGCCCGGCACCGAGTACGTCTGGTTCAACAACGTCGAAACCCGGCCCGGACAGGGCTATCCGCGACAGTACGAAGACCAGGAGCGCTGGCGGGGCGGGTGGGTCCGCGACCGGAAGGGCAGGCTGCGGCTGCGCGACGGGGGCCGGCTGTCGAAGCTGCTGCGCATCTTCGCCAACCCGAAGATGCCGAACATCTCGGACTACTACGAGCCGTGGACCTATGACTACGACAACCTGATGTCCGCCCCGCTGTCGGACCAGATGCCGGTGGCGCCGCCGCGCAGCCTGATCAGCGGTGAGCCGATGGACATCTCGTGGTCGGCAAACTGGGACGACGACCTCGGCGGCTCCCCGGAGATCGTGCCTGGCGATCCGGTGCTCAAACAGGTCAGCGAGAAGGTACAGCTCGAACTCGAGCAGACGTTCATGTTCTTCCTGCCGCGCATCTGCGAGCACTGCCTCAACCCGTCGTGCGTGGCGTCGTGCCCGTCCGGAGCGATGTACAAGCGCAGCGAGGACGGCATTGTGCTCGTCGACCAGGACCGCTGCCGGGGCTGGCGGATGTGCGTGTCGGGATGCCCGTACAAGAAGATGTATTTCAACCACAAGACCGGCAAGGCCGAGAAGTGCACGTTTTGCTATCCGCGCATCGAGGTCGGGATGCCGACGGTGTGTTCTGAGACGTGCGTGGGCCGGCTGCGTTATCTCGGTGTGGTGCTCTACGACGTGGACCGGGTGCTGGAAGCCGCAACGGTCGAACACGACACCGACCTGTACGAGGCGCAGAAGTCGATCCTGCTGGACCCCAACGACCCCGAGGTGATCGCTGGGGCGCACGCCGAGGGGATCTCCGACGAATGGATCGAAGCCGCGCAACGCTCGCCGGTCTACGCGCTGATCCACACGTATCAGGTTGCGCTGCCGCTGCATCCGGAGTACCGCACGATGCCTATGGTGTGGTACATCCCGCCGTTGTCACCGGTGGTCGACGCGGTTGCCCGCGACGGCCACGACGGTGAGGAACTCGGCAACCTGTTCGGCGCGCTGCAGGCGCTGCGCATCCCGATGCAGTATCTGGCCGGGCTGTTCACCGCGGGGGACACCGACGTCGTCGAGGGTGTCCTGCGCCGGCTGGCCGCGATGCGCTCCTACATGCGCGACATCAACCTCGGCCGCGAGACGCAGCCGCACATCCCCGAAGCGGTCGGGATGACCGAAGAACAGATGTATGCGATGTACCGGCTGCTGGCGTTGGCGAAATACGAAGAACGCTACGTCATCCCGACCGCGTACGCCGTCGACGAACAGCACCCGCCGGAGGAGACCGGCTGCTCGCTGTCGTTCGAGGGTGGCCCGGGAATGTACGAGTCGGGCCCGTTCGGCGAGGCCAGCGGCGGCCCGGTACCGGTGGCGGTCGAGACGTTCCACGCCCTCCGGCACCGCCAGACCAGCGACGGCATGGCCGCCAACGCAGAGCGTCCGTCCCGGCTCAACCTGCTCAACTGGGACGGCCGCGGCGTTCCGTCGGGGCTGTTCCCCGACGGGGGAGGTGGGGAATGA
- a CDS encoding nitrate reductase subunit alpha: MTTTPPRTGGQIEELLARSGRFFTPGEFSDDLRTVTRRGGRQGDVFYRDRWSHDKIVRSTHGVNCTGSCSWKVYVKDGIITWETQETDYPSVGPDRPEYEPRGCPRGAAFSWYTYSPTRVRYPYARGVLVEMYREAKARLRDPVAAWADIQADPERRRRYQRARGMGGLVRVSWAEATEMIAAAHVHTIKTYGPDRVAGFSPIPAMSMVSFAAGSRFIELLGGVMTSFYDWYADLPVASPQVFGDQTDVPESGDWWDAAYLMMWGSNVPVTRTPDAHWMAEVRYRGTKVVAISPDYADNTKFADEWMPCAAGTDGALAMAMGHVILTECYVRNRVPFFIDYARQYTDLPFLVKLEERNGALVPGKNLTAADLGDHEAGQENAAFKPVLLDGATDTVTVPHGSLGFRYGDDGVGKWNLELGELAPALTVAPSPGQQGEVAEVVLPRFDSIDGQGATLTRGVPVRRVGEHLVCTVFDLMLAQYGVARPGLPGQWPSGYDDDANPYTPAWQEPITGVSAAQAIRVAKEFARNAEESGGRSMIIMGAGICQWFHGDATYRAVLAMLLLTGSMGRNGGGWAHYVGQEKCRPVTGWATMAMATDWARPPRQVPGTSFWYVHTDQWRYDGYRADALASPTGRGRFKDRHTMDVLASASAMGWSPFYPQFDRSSLDVADDAREAGQDIGDYIAQQLASGQLKLAVTDPDNPQNWPRVLSVWRSNLLGSSSKGNEYFLRHLLGTDSNLQADPAPDSLRPNGITWTEDVPEGKLDLLMSIDFRMTSTTLLSDVVLPAATWYEKYDLSSTDMHPYVHAFSPAIDPPWETRSDYEAFGAIARAFSALAVKHLGKRTDVVMGAMQHDTPGAMAYPGGTERDWRATGETPVPGKTMGPLAVVDRDYPAVIDKWLTLGPLVDRLGMTTKGVTFHPDKEVDELAAKFGVMDSGVAQGRPAITSAERMAEVILALSGTTNGRLAVDGFRDLERRTGRQLAHLAEGSEERRITFADTQARPVPVITSPEWSGSETGGRRYAPFSVNIEELKPFHTLTGRMHFYLDHDWLEELGEQLPIYRPPLDMNRLFGEPHVGSEGVEGVGLTVRYLTPHSKWSIHSEYQDNLLMLSLSRGGPTMWMSPGDAAKVGVADNEWVEAVNRNGVLVCRAIVSHRMPDGVVFVYHVQERTIDVPLSETTGKRGGIHNSLTRLLIKPSHLAGGYAQNAFAFNYLGPTGNQRDEVTVVRRRSQKVVF, from the coding sequence ATGACCACCACACCGCCACGCACCGGCGGCCAGATCGAGGAACTCCTCGCGCGCAGCGGCCGCTTCTTCACCCCCGGCGAGTTCTCCGACGATCTCCGCACCGTCACCCGCCGCGGCGGCCGCCAGGGCGACGTGTTCTACCGCGACCGCTGGAGCCACGACAAGATCGTGCGGTCCACCCACGGCGTCAACTGCACGGGCTCCTGCTCGTGGAAGGTCTACGTCAAGGACGGCATCATCACGTGGGAGACCCAGGAGACCGACTACCCCTCGGTCGGCCCGGACCGGCCAGAATACGAACCGCGCGGATGTCCGCGCGGGGCGGCGTTCTCCTGGTACACCTATTCGCCGACGCGTGTCCGCTATCCCTACGCCCGCGGTGTGCTCGTCGAGATGTACCGGGAAGCCAAGGCGCGGTTGCGCGATCCGGTGGCGGCGTGGGCCGACATCCAAGCCGACCCCGAGCGGCGCCGACGGTACCAACGGGCCCGCGGTATGGGCGGGTTGGTGCGGGTCAGTTGGGCCGAGGCCACCGAGATGATCGCGGCCGCCCACGTGCACACGATCAAGACGTACGGTCCCGACCGGGTCGCCGGGTTCTCGCCGATCCCGGCGATGTCGATGGTGTCCTTCGCGGCCGGGTCGCGCTTCATCGAGTTGCTCGGCGGCGTGATGACGTCGTTCTACGACTGGTACGCCGACCTTCCGGTGGCCTCACCGCAGGTCTTCGGTGACCAGACCGACGTGCCGGAGTCCGGCGACTGGTGGGACGCGGCGTACCTGATGATGTGGGGGTCCAACGTCCCGGTGACCCGCACCCCCGACGCGCACTGGATGGCCGAAGTGCGGTATCGCGGCACCAAAGTCGTGGCGATCAGCCCCGACTACGCCGACAACACCAAGTTCGCCGACGAGTGGATGCCGTGCGCGGCCGGCACCGACGGCGCGCTGGCCATGGCGATGGGTCATGTGATCCTCACGGAATGCTATGTGCGCAACCGGGTTCCGTTCTTCATCGACTATGCGCGCCAGTACACAGATCTGCCCTTCCTGGTCAAGCTCGAGGAGCGCAACGGCGCGCTGGTGCCCGGTAAGAACCTCACCGCGGCCGACCTGGGCGACCACGAGGCCGGACAGGAGAACGCGGCGTTCAAACCGGTGCTGCTCGACGGCGCCACCGACACGGTCACGGTTCCGCACGGTTCGCTCGGCTTCCGCTACGGCGACGACGGCGTGGGCAAGTGGAACCTCGAGCTCGGCGAGTTGGCGCCCGCGCTGACGGTCGCGCCGTCCCCGGGCCAGCAGGGTGAGGTGGCCGAGGTGGTGCTGCCGCGCTTCGACAGCATCGACGGGCAGGGCGCCACGCTGACCCGGGGTGTGCCGGTGCGTCGGGTGGGGGAGCACCTGGTGTGCACGGTTTTCGACCTGATGTTGGCCCAGTACGGGGTGGCCCGGCCGGGACTGCCAGGACAGTGGCCGTCGGGCTACGACGACGACGCCAACCCGTATACCCCAGCGTGGCAGGAGCCGATCACCGGAGTGTCTGCGGCCCAGGCGATTCGGGTCGCCAAGGAGTTCGCCCGCAACGCCGAGGAGTCCGGCGGCCGGTCGATGATCATCATGGGAGCCGGCATCTGCCAGTGGTTCCACGGCGACGCGACCTACCGTGCGGTGCTGGCGATGCTGCTGCTGACCGGGTCGATGGGGCGCAACGGCGGCGGCTGGGCACACTACGTCGGCCAGGAGAAGTGCCGACCGGTCACCGGGTGGGCGACGATGGCGATGGCCACCGACTGGGCGCGCCCGCCGCGGCAGGTGCCGGGCACCTCGTTCTGGTATGTGCACACCGACCAGTGGCGCTATGACGGCTACCGCGCCGACGCGCTGGCCAGCCCGACGGGACGCGGCCGGTTCAAAGACCGCCATACGATGGACGTGCTGGCCTCGGCGTCGGCGATGGGGTGGAGTCCGTTTTATCCGCAGTTCGACCGGTCCAGCCTGGACGTGGCCGACGACGCGCGGGAGGCCGGACAGGACATCGGCGACTACATCGCGCAGCAGCTGGCGTCGGGTCAGCTCAAGCTGGCCGTCACCGACCCGGACAACCCGCAGAACTGGCCGCGGGTGCTCAGCGTGTGGCGCTCCAACCTGCTCGGCTCGTCGAGTAAGGGCAACGAGTACTTCCTGCGGCACCTGCTCGGCACCGACTCGAACCTGCAAGCCGATCCGGCACCGGACAGCTTGCGCCCCAACGGTATTACCTGGACCGAGGATGTCCCGGAGGGCAAGCTGGACCTGCTGATGTCGATCGACTTCCGGATGACATCGACCACCTTGCTCTCCGATGTGGTGCTGCCCGCGGCCACCTGGTACGAGAAATACGACCTGTCGAGCACCGACATGCATCCGTACGTGCACGCGTTCAGCCCCGCGATCGACCCGCCGTGGGAAACCAGGTCCGACTACGAGGCGTTCGGGGCGATCGCCAGGGCGTTCAGCGCGCTGGCGGTCAAACACCTCGGCAAGCGCACTGACGTGGTGATGGGGGCCATGCAACACGACACCCCCGGGGCGATGGCGTACCCCGGTGGCACCGAACGGGATTGGCGCGCCACCGGGGAGACTCCGGTGCCGGGTAAGACGATGGGCCCGTTGGCCGTGGTCGACCGTGACTACCCCGCCGTCATCGACAAATGGCTGACGCTGGGCCCGCTCGTGGACCGCCTCGGGATGACGACCAAGGGCGTCACGTTCCATCCCGACAAGGAGGTCGACGAACTGGCCGCCAAGTTCGGGGTGATGGATTCCGGTGTAGCCCAAGGGCGCCCGGCGATCACTTCCGCCGAACGGATGGCCGAGGTGATCCTGGCCCTGTCGGGTACCACCAACGGTCGCCTCGCGGTCGACGGCTTCCGTGACCTCGAGCGGCGCACCGGCCGGCAGCTGGCGCATCTGGCCGAAGGCAGCGAGGAACGCCGGATCACCTTCGCCGACACGCAGGCCCGCCCGGTTCCGGTGATCACCAGCCCGGAATGGTCGGGCAGTGAAACCGGCGGTCGCCGGTACGCGCCGTTCAGCGTCAACATCGAGGAGCTCAAGCCGTTTCACACGCTGACCGGCCGCATGCACTTCTACCTCGACCACGATTGGCTCGAAGAGCTCGGGGAGCAGTTGCCGATCTACCGGCCCCCGCTGGACATGAACCGGCTGTTCGGCGAACCGCACGTCGGTTCGGAGGGCGTGGAAGGGGTGGGCCTGACGGTGCGTTACCTCACGCCGCACTCCAAGTGGTCGATCCACTCGGAGTATCAGGACAACCTGCTGATGCTGTCGCTGTCACGCGGCGGGCCGACGATGTGGATGAGCCCCGGTGACGCCGCGAAGGTCGGTGTGGCAGACAACGAATGGGTGGAAGCGGTCAATCGCAACGGTGTGCTGGTGTGTCGGGCGATCGTCAGCCACCGGATGCCCGACGGGGTGGTGTTCGTCTACCACGTGCAGGAGCGCACCATCGACGTGCCGCTCTCCGAGACCACCGGCAAGCGCGGTGGCATCCACAACTCGTTGACGAGGCTGCTGATCAAACCGAGCCATCTGGCCGGGGGATACGCGCAGAACGCGTTCGCGTTCAACTATCTCGGCCCGACCGGTAATCAGCGTGACGAGGTGACGGTGGTGCGGCGGCGAAGCCAGAAGGTGGTCTTTTGA
- a CDS encoding nitrate/nitrite transporter, protein MNTATTPNTGARQTVNLALATWVSAINFWAWNMIGPLSTSYAGELSLSSTEASMLVATPILVGSLGRIVIGSLTDRFGGRAMFIAISLASIIPVLAVGASGAAGSYPALLVCGFFLGIAGTIFAVGIPFANNWYAASRRGFATGVFGMGMVGTALSAFFTPRFVGWFGLFPTHVIIAVALGLTAVLCMVAMQDSPTFVPNTDKVLPKLKAAAKLPVTWEMSFLYAVVFGGFVAFSNYLPTYIKTIYHFSAVDAGARTAGFALAAVLARPVGGALADRFAPKYVVLASFAGTALLAFIAMFQPPPDVWSATTFVTLAIFLGIGTGGVFAWVARRAPAQSVGSVTGIVAAAGGLGGYFPPLVMGATYDPVDNDYSIGLVLLVATAVVAFLYTALRLHAHEPTAARKESTP, encoded by the coding sequence GTGAACACGGCGACCACGCCGAACACCGGCGCCCGACAGACCGTGAACCTCGCGCTGGCCACCTGGGTATCCGCCATCAACTTCTGGGCCTGGAACATGATCGGCCCGCTGTCCACGTCCTACGCCGGCGAGCTTTCCCTGAGCAGTACCGAGGCGTCGATGCTGGTGGCGACGCCGATCCTGGTCGGATCGTTGGGCCGGATCGTCATCGGCTCGCTCACCGACCGGTTCGGCGGGCGGGCGATGTTCATCGCGATCTCGCTGGCGTCCATCATCCCGGTGCTCGCCGTCGGTGCTTCCGGAGCGGCCGGTTCCTACCCGGCATTGCTGGTGTGCGGTTTCTTCCTGGGCATCGCCGGAACGATCTTCGCCGTCGGCATCCCGTTCGCGAACAACTGGTATGCGGCGTCGCGGCGCGGGTTCGCGACCGGCGTGTTCGGGATGGGCATGGTCGGCACCGCGCTGTCGGCGTTTTTCACCCCGCGCTTCGTCGGCTGGTTCGGGCTGTTTCCCACCCACGTCATCATCGCGGTGGCGCTGGGGCTGACCGCGGTGCTGTGCATGGTGGCCATGCAGGACTCGCCGACGTTCGTCCCGAACACCGACAAGGTGCTGCCGAAACTGAAGGCCGCCGCGAAACTTCCCGTCACCTGGGAGATGTCGTTTCTGTACGCGGTGGTGTTCGGCGGCTTCGTCGCGTTCAGCAATTACCTGCCGACCTACATCAAGACGATCTACCACTTCTCGGCCGTCGACGCGGGCGCCCGCACGGCCGGCTTCGCCCTGGCCGCGGTCCTGGCGCGACCCGTCGGCGGCGCGCTCGCGGACCGCTTCGCGCCGAAATACGTGGTGCTGGCGTCGTTCGCGGGCACCGCCCTGCTGGCGTTCATCGCGATGTTCCAGCCGCCGCCGGACGTGTGGTCGGCGACGACGTTCGTCACGCTGGCCATCTTCCTGGGCATCGGCACCGGCGGCGTGTTCGCCTGGGTGGCCCGTCGCGCGCCCGCCCAGTCGGTGGGTTCGGTCACCGGCATCGTCGCGGCCGCAGGCGGCCTGGGCGGGTACTTCCCGCCGCTGGTGATGGGTGCCACCTACGACCCCGTCGACAACGACTACTCGATCGGCCTGGTGCTGCTCGTGGCCACCGCGGTGGTGGCGTTCCTGTACACGGCGCTCCGGCTACACGCGCACGAACCCACGGCCGCCCGCAAGGAGTCCACGCCATGA